A single region of the Anaerostipes rhamnosivorans genome encodes:
- a CDS encoding Nif3-like dinuclear metal center hexameric protein, whose translation MKYSELKAIMIEMFDESKLEMFPQEWGFYNEIDRDIKCIGYATNLTQEIIEKASREDVDFLITHHDSWEFIYGLKECCNDLLDSGRITHAYFHAPLDDAEFGTSASLAKALGIKNLKKVMPYAEVYYGGVAGDSDPVSFELFTKRLEEILQEKVRSYQNHKKPVKKAAVAAGGGNMTNEMRIAAEAGCDTYVTGEYVLYSQQYAQHVGMNLLVGSHTNTEILGVESLVRRITKGTDIRLVRIKEPNY comes from the coding sequence ATGAAGTACAGTGAACTAAAAGCAATCATGATAGAAATGTTTGATGAATCGAAATTAGAGATGTTTCCTCAGGAGTGGGGATTTTATAATGAAATTGACAGGGATATCAAGTGTATTGGATATGCCACAAACCTTACTCAGGAGATCATAGAAAAGGCCAGTCGGGAGGATGTGGATTTTCTGATCACCCATCACGATTCCTGGGAATTTATTTACGGCCTGAAAGAATGCTGTAATGATCTGCTGGACAGCGGCAGGATTACCCATGCATACTTTCATGCACCGCTGGATGACGCTGAGTTTGGCACAAGTGCTTCGCTGGCAAAGGCTCTTGGAATCAAGAATCTTAAAAAGGTGATGCCGTATGCAGAAGTGTACTATGGCGGGGTCGCAGGTGACTCAGATCCCGTTAGTTTTGAGTTGTTTACAAAAAGGCTGGAGGAGATTTTACAGGAGAAAGTCCGCTCTTATCAAAACCATAAAAAGCCTGTGAAGAAAGCAGCGGTCGCTGCAGGCGGAGGCAATATGACGAACGAAATGAGGATTGCGGCAGAGGCGGGATGCGATACATACGTGACAGGCGAATATGTCTTGTATTCACAGCAGTACGCACAGCATGTGGGAATGAATCTGCTTGTGGGAAGCCATACAAACACAGAAATACTGGGAGTGGAATCACTGGTTCGCAGGATCACCAAAGGTACGGATATCCGTCTTGTGAGAATAAAAGAACCAAATTATTAA
- a CDS encoding helix-turn-helix domain-containing protein has protein sequence MDFSKQIKKYRLEAKLSQDELAEKVFVTRQTISNWENDKNYPDIHSLLLLSSVFDISLDTLVKGDLDEMKEQIKMEDIKKLNRDSIVYSVLLLVMIVSAVPLFLYLDFIGVAIYAVMFGITMYYAWSIEKQKKVHDIQTYKEITAFMEGNHLDEIQKYRESGKRPYQKVALAICAGLITLAVCAAMMYLLS, from the coding sequence ATGGATTTCAGTAAGCAGATAAAAAAGTACAGACTTGAGGCAAAGCTGTCTCAGGATGAATTGGCAGAGAAGGTCTTTGTCACAAGGCAGACTATTTCTAATTGGGAGAATGATAAGAATTATCCGGATATACATAGTTTGCTGCTGCTTAGTTCTGTGTTTGACATTTCTCTTGATACTTTAGTGAAAGGAGATTTGGATGAGATGAAAGAACAAATTAAAATGGAGGATATTAAAAAACTCAACCGAGACAGCATTGTATATTCCGTGCTGCTTCTGGTGATGATCGTATCAGCTGTTCCGTTGTTTCTTTATTTGGATTTTATCGGGGTCGCAATTTATGCTGTAATGTTTGGGATTACAATGTACTATGCTTGGAGCATTGAAAAACAGAAAAAGGTGCATGACATTCAAACATATAAAGAAATTACAGCCTTTATGGAAGGAAATCATTTGGATGAAATTCAAAAGTACAGGGAGTCTGGCAAGAGGCCGTATCAAAAGGTGGCATTAGCGATCTGTGCGGGACTGATCACATTGGCGGTTTGTGCAGCTATGATGTATTTGTTGAGTTGA
- a CDS encoding beta-class carbonic anhydrase produces MIEDILEYNKVFVKNKMYEQYKTSKYPDKKIAILTCMDTRLTELLPAALGLKNGDVKIIKNAGGVTSHLFGSVVRSLLIAVYELGIEEIVVIGHTDCGVGHMNSEGMIQHMIDRGIEEDKINFIRHCGIDFDSWLAGFDCVSDSVDETVELLSTHPLIPEDIKIYGYVMNTETGELMTTEECRGE; encoded by the coding sequence ATGATTGAAGATATTCTCGAGTATAACAAGGTGTTTGTGAAAAATAAAATGTACGAGCAGTACAAGACGAGCAAATATCCGGATAAAAAGATTGCAATTTTGACATGTATGGATACCAGGCTTACAGAGCTGCTGCCGGCAGCGCTTGGGTTAAAAAATGGTGATGTGAAGATCATCAAAAATGCGGGAGGGGTCACAAGCCATTTGTTCGGAAGTGTGGTTAGGAGTCTTTTGATCGCAGTCTATGAGCTGGGCATCGAAGAGATCGTGGTTATCGGACATACAGACTGCGGTGTCGGACATATGAACAGCGAAGGCATGATCCAGCATATGATCGACCGGGGTATCGAGGAGGACAAGATTAACTTTATCCGTCACTGCGGCATTGATTTTGATTCCTGGCTGGCAGGCTTTGACTGTGTTTCTGACTCCGTGGATGAGACTGTGGAGCTTTTGAGCACCCACCCGCTGATCCCGGAGGATATCAAGATCTATGGGTATGTGATGAACACTGAAACCGGCGAGCTTATGACCACGGAAGAGTGCAGGGGAGAATAA
- a CDS encoding Crp/Fnr family transcriptional regulator, which translates to MTYNNNPLFTDITSKDCLKMLSCFHSEEKIFSSGETIYHFSSQKPVIGILLHGDASVLRYEFNGSRTILEKLEPSSVFGEILAFHSEEYEAIHLQCDTNCKVLMIDYDSLMKPCANACACHTKLIQNVTWLISKKTMSLSQRVEVLSKRSIREKLYCYFMQESLRQKSHTFQIPFTMSDLADYLSVDRSAMMRELKKMKEDGILSSEKRMIRLL; encoded by the coding sequence ATGACGTATAATAACAATCCGCTGTTTACCGATATCACATCCAAAGACTGCCTGAAAATGCTGTCCTGCTTTCACTCTGAAGAAAAAATATTTTCTTCCGGCGAAACCATCTATCATTTTTCATCACAAAAACCAGTCATCGGAATTCTGCTCCACGGCGATGCCTCTGTGCTCCGCTATGAGTTCAACGGCAGCCGGACTATCTTAGAAAAGCTAGAGCCCAGCAGTGTTTTTGGAGAAATCCTGGCATTCCACTCCGAAGAATATGAAGCGATTCATCTTCAGTGTGACACGAACTGCAAAGTGCTGATGATCGACTATGATTCTCTCATGAAACCCTGCGCCAATGCCTGCGCCTGCCATACAAAGCTGATCCAGAATGTCACCTGGCTTATTTCCAAAAAGACCATGAGCTTAAGCCAGAGAGTGGAGGTCTTAAGCAAACGGTCGATCCGTGAAAAACTATACTGTTACTTTATGCAGGAATCCCTGCGGCAGAAGTCCCATACGTTCCAGATCCCATTTACCATGTCAGATTTGGCCGATTATCTGTCGGTGGACCGGAGTGCCATGATGAGAGAACTGAAAAAAATGAAAGAAGACGGCATCCTTTCTTCTGAAAAAAGAATGATCCGTCTCCTCTAA
- a CDS encoding TetR/AcrR family transcriptional regulator, which translates to MKDKFYQLPQDKRERMIEAGYRVFAKNEYKRASMSAIADAAGISKSLLFYYFTNKKELYLFLVSNALCLTQEAARQYGVLETNDFFEMLCRNLKAKCSLSVKYPYISVFSLKAYYEQNPEVQKDVSRLIDKENQMGQQEFLDSMDHSLFREEIDVKMMVQEITLACEGYLYRRYHEGQLDFEQVEKDFKELITHWKSIYRKR; encoded by the coding sequence ATGAAGGATAAATTTTACCAGCTTCCCCAGGATAAGCGGGAACGGATGATAGAAGCCGGTTATCGGGTGTTTGCAAAAAATGAATATAAAAGGGCATCCATGTCAGCCATCGCAGATGCGGCGGGAATATCAAAATCTCTTTTGTTTTACTATTTTACCAACAAAAAAGAATTATATTTATTTCTGGTCAGCAATGCCCTGTGTCTGACACAAGAGGCCGCCAGACAATACGGGGTATTGGAAACCAATGACTTTTTTGAAATGCTTTGTCGCAATCTTAAGGCAAAATGTTCTCTTTCAGTGAAATATCCGTATATATCGGTATTTTCGCTGAAAGCCTATTATGAACAAAATCCTGAAGTACAAAAGGATGTAAGCAGGCTCATTGACAAAGAAAATCAAATGGGACAGCAGGAGTTCCTGGATTCCATGGATCACAGTCTTTTCCGGGAAGAGATTGATGTAAAGATGATGGTTCAGGAGATCACACTGGCCTGCGAGGGTTATTTATACCGCAGATATCATGAAGGTCAGCTGGACTTTGAGCAGGTAGAAAAAGACTTTAAAGAGTTGATAACTCATTGGAAAAGCATATATCGAAAGAGGTGA
- a CDS encoding O-acetyl-ADP-ribose deacetylase has translation MEIKISLGDITKVPADAIVNAANPTLLGGGGVDGAIHEAAGPELMAECRTLGGCDTGDAKITKAYNLPAKYVIHTPGPVWRGGDDCEEELLADCYQSCLKLAEEHGCGHVTFPSISTGLFRFPLSKAAAIAIGTVKEYCKTSQAFECIEFVCFDEKTKKAYETALEL, from the coding sequence ATGGAGATAAAGATAAGTCTTGGCGACATTACGAAAGTTCCGGCGGATGCCATTGTCAATGCGGCCAATCCCACATTGCTGGGAGGCGGCGGAGTGGACGGTGCCATCCATGAGGCGGCAGGGCCGGAGCTCATGGCGGAATGCCGCACGTTGGGCGGCTGTGATACGGGAGATGCCAAGATCACAAAAGCGTACAACCTTCCGGCAAAGTATGTGATCCACACGCCCGGGCCTGTCTGGCGGGGCGGGGATGACTGTGAAGAAGAGCTGTTAGCTGACTGCTATCAAAGCTGTCTTAAGCTGGCAGAGGAACATGGATGCGGTCATGTGACATTTCCGTCCATCAGCACGGGATTATTCCGGTTTCCTCTCTCAAAAGCGGCGGCAATCGCTATTGGAACAGTAAAAGAGTACTGTAAGACAAGCCAGGCTTTTGAGTGTATTGAGTTTGTCTGTTTTGATGAAAAGACAAAAAAAGCATATGAAACAGCGCTGGAACTTTAA
- a CDS encoding ATP-binding protein, translated as MDIKRAKQEIKDSVEAYLTKDGFGEYQIPALRQRPILLMGPPGIGKTQIMEQIARECQIGLVAYTITHHTRQSAVGLPFIKEKDYGGVSYSVTEYTMSEIIASVYEKMEQTGLHEGILFIDEINCVSETLAPTMLQFLQCKTFGNQKVPESWIIVAAGNPPEYNKSVREFDVVTLDRIKMIDVEANYDVWKEYAYKAGIHPAVLAYLEIRQNHFYKMETTVDGKAFVTARGWEDLSEFIKAYESLGKTIDRDVIYQYIRHMGIAKEFANYLELYRKYKKDYKIDEILNGSFTEDMLEKLKFAPFDERLSIVHLLHGKLNELFVKYAKTDAYVGELFSWLKDYMENGSLEETLKKAQNAFQERKKAEQISKEEEHIWKQVIEKLELYVKQLKKEKPEDEEKAVRAWFKAETENREQLVEHISEALLNAFDFMEAAFGEGQEMVVFITELNVNFYSARFIRENGCDPYYKYNKGLLFDERQEGILEQLKEVEK; from the coding sequence ATGGACATTAAACGTGCGAAACAGGAGATCAAAGACTCTGTGGAAGCATACTTGACAAAAGACGGATTCGGAGAATATCAGATACCGGCCCTCAGACAGCGGCCGATCCTTCTGATGGGACCTCCGGGGATCGGAAAGACACAGATTATGGAACAGATTGCAAGGGAGTGCCAGATCGGCTTGGTGGCATACACGATCACCCACCATACGAGGCAGAGCGCCGTCGGCCTTCCGTTTATCAAAGAAAAGGATTACGGCGGTGTTTCCTACTCTGTGACAGAGTACACCATGAGTGAGATCATTGCATCCGTCTATGAAAAAATGGAGCAGACAGGCCTTCATGAGGGAATTTTATTTATCGACGAGATCAACTGCGTATCCGAGACGCTGGCTCCGACCATGCTGCAGTTTCTGCAGTGTAAGACGTTTGGAAACCAGAAGGTGCCGGAGAGTTGGATCATCGTGGCGGCAGGCAACCCCCCCGAATACAATAAATCTGTCCGGGAGTTTGATGTGGTAACTTTGGACCGTATCAAGATGATCGACGTGGAAGCCAACTATGATGTTTGGAAAGAGTATGCATATAAGGCAGGGATCCACCCGGCTGTTTTGGCGTATCTTGAGATCCGGCAGAATCACTTTTATAAAATGGAGACGACCGTAGACGGAAAAGCGTTTGTCACGGCCAGGGGCTGGGAAGATCTGTCTGAGTTTATCAAGGCATATGAGAGCCTTGGAAAGACCATTGACAGGGATGTGATCTACCAGTATATCCGGCATATGGGCATTGCAAAAGAGTTTGCAAATTATCTGGAGCTTTACAGGAAATATAAGAAAGATTACAAGATCGATGAGATCCTGAACGGTTCCTTTACAGAAGATATGCTGGAGAAATTGAAGTTTGCTCCGTTTGATGAGCGGCTCAGCATCGTGCATCTTCTCCATGGCAAATTAAATGAGTTGTTTGTGAAATATGCAAAAACCGATGCCTATGTGGGAGAGCTGTTTTCCTGGCTGAAGGATTACATGGAAAACGGTTCCCTGGAAGAGACTCTGAAAAAAGCACAGAACGCTTTTCAGGAGAGAAAGAAAGCGGAGCAGATTTCAAAAGAAGAAGAGCATATTTGGAAACAAGTTATAGAAAAGCTGGAACTGTACGTTAAACAATTAAAGAAGGAAAAGCCGGAAGACGAGGAAAAGGCAGTCCGGGCCTGGTTTAAGGCGGAGACAGAAAACAGAGAACAGCTTGTGGAGCATATCTCAGAAGCGCTTCTCAATGCATTTGACTTCATGGAGGCAGCTTTCGGGGAGGGACAGGAGATGGTCGTATTCATCACAGAATTAAACGTAAACTTTTACAGCGCCCGTTTTATCCGGGAAAATGGCTGCGATCCTTATTATAAATACAACAAAGGCCTGCTGTTTGACGAGAGGCAGGAAGGAATACTGGAACAGTTAAAAGAGGTTGAAAAATAA
- the ybaK gene encoding Cys-tRNA(Pro) deacylase has product MAKKEPKTNAMRILEREKIPFEIHRYECKEFTDGIAIADMLSQPHEKVFKTLVTEGKSKDYFVFVIPIAQELDLKKAARAVGEKSVQMIHVKDINKITGYIRGGCTAIGMKKDYQTVVDESVKDLETVIVSGGKRGIQAELKPEDYLRACKGTTADLVKK; this is encoded by the coding sequence ATGGCAAAAAAAGAGCCAAAGACAAATGCGATGAGAATCCTGGAGCGTGAAAAGATCCCTTTTGAGATCCACCGCTATGAGTGCAAGGAATTTACTGACGGCATAGCCATTGCGGATATGCTTTCACAGCCCCATGAAAAAGTATTCAAGACATTGGTCACGGAGGGAAAGAGCAAAGATTATTTTGTATTTGTGATTCCTATTGCCCAGGAGCTGGACCTTAAAAAGGCGGCCAGAGCTGTGGGTGAAAAATCAGTGCAGATGATCCATGTGAAGGATATCAACAAGATCACCGGATACATAAGAGGAGGCTGCACCGCCATAGGGATGAAAAAGGACTATCAGACCGTGGTGGATGAGAGCGTCAAAGATTTGGAAACTGTGATTGTCAGCGGCGGAAAGCGCGGTATTCAGGCGGAGCTGAAACCTGAGGATTATTTAAGGGCCTGCAAAGGCACCACTGCCGACTTAGTAAAGAAATAG
- a CDS encoding ubiquinone biosynthesis protein, with protein MKKKCWMLTMVAVLTLSVAAMFTGCSNKNDATTTETTGEGASTTATNNDLGDDVEDAADDVADGAKDLADDVANGFDNYDDAHDYLINKLGSDGDGQYEVRNKDKDVSEYRSGAKGYHFEIYDTSKDSGKKYGDFYVDKNNGKIYKKNTETKKVEEYKMNK; from the coding sequence ATGAAAAAGAAATGTTGGATGCTTACAATGGTTGCAGTTCTCACATTAAGTGTTGCTGCAATGTTTACAGGATGCTCAAACAAGAATGATGCAACAACCACAGAGACTACAGGAGAAGGCGCTTCTACAACAGCAACAAACAATGACCTGGGAGATGATGTGGAAGACGCAGCTGATGATGTGGCTGATGGCGCAAAAGACCTGGCAGATGATGTAGCCAATGGTTTTGACAATTACGACGATGCCCATGACTATCTGATTAATAAACTCGGATCTGACGGAGACGGACAGTACGAAGTGAGAAATAAAGATAAAGATGTTTCCGAATACAGAAGCGGTGCAAAAGGATATCATTTTGAGATTTATGACACATCCAAAGATTCCGGAAAAAAATACGGAGATTTCTACGTTGATAAAAACAACGGAAAAATCTATAAGAAAAATACTGAGACTAAAAAAGTAGAAGAATATAAAATGAACAAATAA
- a CDS encoding methionine ABC transporter permease has product MKETMEIIKLEFGNATIETIQMVLIAMLAAVVFGMLIGLVLHLTANPLFYQNRTVNAIAGTIVNIIRSMPFIILLVVLLPLTRILVGTSIGATAAAVPLSIASVAFYARLVEGSFSEVDKGVVEAAVATGASVWLIIRKVLFVEALPSLIRGLTVTFVSIIGYSAMAGSVGGGGIGDLAIRYGYNRYETGVLTFTVIVLIIIVQLGQWLGDKVALKFTKR; this is encoded by the coding sequence ATGAAGGAAACAATGGAGATCATTAAGTTGGAATTTGGAAACGCAACCATAGAGACCATCCAGATGGTCCTGATCGCGATGCTGGCAGCCGTGGTATTTGGTATGCTGATCGGTCTGGTGCTGCATTTGACCGCAAATCCCTTGTTTTATCAAAACCGGACTGTCAATGCTATAGCCGGCACCATCGTTAATATTATCCGTTCCATGCCGTTTATCATCCTTCTTGTAGTGCTGCTCCCGCTGACCAGGATCTTGGTGGGAACCAGCATCGGCGCAACGGCAGCGGCAGTACCTTTGTCTATTGCGTCCGTTGCATTTTATGCAAGACTTGTGGAAGGCTCTTTCAGCGAAGTAGACAAGGGAGTTGTGGAGGCAGCCGTGGCTACAGGGGCGAGTGTGTGGCTGATTATCCGGAAAGTTTTATTTGTGGAAGCTCTTCCAAGCCTGATCCGCGGGCTGACTGTGACTTTTGTCAGCATCATCGGATACTCTGCCATGGCAGGAAGTGTCGGAGGAGGCGGGATCGGTGACCTGGCTATCCGGTACGGCTATAACCGTTATGAGACTGGAGTCCTGACCTTTACGGTAATCGTGTTGATCATCATTGTCCAGCTTGGACAGTGGCTTGGAGATAAGGTGGCGTTAAAATTTACGAAACGGTAG
- a CDS encoding leucine-rich repeat protein, with product MGLTIHYQKEKKGLKLIRCYGNDAFVTLPDQVDGQPFKVLGDYAFSEWKKQEEEDVQIYETDDDTLFAHKKELLCGNRIESVQLPNQMEELGKYAFYGCSRLKKLTFSDALKGTGTGVFNGCKLGQVEIFCEHGKNSCLKEIVGEVRYELFATLHYRREDGSVETAKLVFPEFYEEAVENTPARIIEKYFNGSGYKYRQCFMRREVDYQAYDQLFSAAVVEERPELVSEIAVSRLRYPYGLGSRPNGEYTAYIKKHAQEIAVGFVKKHDLEALRFLTEKNLWSEPAMEAAMEQSADKQDGECMSYLMNEKLRLFPPKKKIFEL from the coding sequence ATGGGACTGACCATTCATTACCAGAAAGAGAAAAAGGGTCTTAAGCTTATCCGCTGTTACGGAAATGACGCTTTTGTGACACTTCCAGATCAAGTGGACGGACAGCCTTTTAAAGTCTTAGGGGACTATGCATTTTCCGAGTGGAAAAAACAAGAAGAGGAAGATGTACAAATATATGAAACAGATGACGATACCCTATTTGCCCATAAAAAAGAACTTCTCTGTGGAAACAGGATAGAAAGCGTCCAGCTTCCAAATCAAATGGAGGAATTAGGGAAGTATGCGTTTTATGGATGTAGCCGGCTCAAGAAGCTGACATTTTCAGATGCGCTGAAAGGTACTGGAACCGGGGTATTTAACGGATGTAAACTTGGCCAAGTGGAAATTTTCTGTGAGCATGGGAAGAACTCCTGTCTGAAAGAGATTGTCGGGGAGGTGCGGTATGAGCTGTTTGCTACTCTGCATTACCGGAGGGAAGATGGTTCTGTGGAGACTGCGAAACTAGTTTTTCCTGAATTTTATGAAGAAGCGGTCGAAAACACACCGGCCAGGATCATTGAAAAATATTTTAATGGGTCAGGCTATAAATACCGCCAATGCTTTATGAGACGGGAAGTGGACTACCAGGCATATGACCAGTTGTTTTCAGCAGCTGTGGTAGAAGAAAGGCCGGAACTTGTATCCGAGATCGCAGTCAGCAGACTCAGGTATCCATACGGGCTTGGCAGCAGACCAAACGGCGAGTATACGGCATATATCAAGAAACACGCACAGGAGATTGCCGTGGGATTTGTAAAAAAACATGACCTGGAGGCACTGCGGTTTCTGACAGAGAAAAATCTTTGGAGTGAGCCGGCCATGGAGGCGGCGATGGAACAGTCAGCCGACAAACAGGATGGGGAATGTATGAGTTATTTGATGAACGAAAAGCTCCGCCTGTTTCCTCCGAAGAAAAAAATATTTGAATTATAG
- a CDS encoding FAD-binding oxidoreductase codes for MITLDGLNCVIPDSERVIFDSNIEEKYLSDTLGRLRGRAEALVFPESTKEVSDIMKYAFEHGIPVTPRGAGTNLVGSTVPADGGIVLDLSRMNRVLEIDKETFTATVEPGVVLEDFQKLVESEGLFYPPDPGEKTATIGGNISTNAGGMRAVKYGVTRDYVRGLEVVLADGSVAELGGKVVKDSSGLSLKHLMIGSEGTLGIITKAIVKLTVKPQTSLSVLLPFDDLHTGIRAVLNVIRGNLDPTAIEFVEKKVVNLGEEYVGLSFPYKDAQAYILLTFDGDDTEEIYKRVEKLKAVAEESGAKDVLLLEDQKTIDAVWKIRGALVKAVEAKSEQEPVDIVVPINKSAEFIEYINRLEQETGVQMVSFGHAGDGNVHLCVVRGSRTQEQWEEDRRKVLAFAYDKSSELGGLTSGEHGIGLSKKKYLKKATDPLNLQMMKQVKLSLDPKNILNANKIFD; via the coding sequence GTGATAACTTTGGACGGACTGAATTGTGTGATACCCGACAGTGAGCGGGTCATCTTTGACAGTAATATAGAAGAGAAATATTTATCGGACACTCTGGGCAGACTGAGAGGAAGGGCAGAAGCTCTTGTTTTTCCTGAGTCAACCAAAGAGGTCAGCGATATTATGAAATATGCGTTTGAACACGGAATCCCTGTGACTCCCAGAGGTGCAGGGACCAACCTGGTAGGCTCCACGGTTCCGGCAGACGGAGGGATCGTTCTGGATCTGTCCCGGATGAACCGGGTGCTGGAGATCGACAAGGAGACTTTTACGGCAACCGTCGAGCCAGGCGTCGTGCTGGAGGATTTTCAGAAATTAGTGGAATCCGAGGGTTTGTTCTATCCGCCGGATCCAGGGGAGAAGACTGCCACCATTGGAGGAAACATCAGCACCAACGCAGGCGGCATGCGCGCTGTGAAATACGGTGTCACGAGAGATTATGTGCGTGGGCTGGAAGTGGTTCTTGCTGATGGCAGCGTGGCTGAACTGGGTGGAAAGGTAGTAAAGGATAGCTCTGGGTTGTCTTTGAAGCATCTGATGATTGGTTCCGAGGGAACCCTGGGGATCATCACGAAGGCCATTGTAAAACTTACGGTGAAGCCTCAGACATCACTGAGTGTCCTGCTTCCATTTGATGATTTACATACAGGCATCCGGGCCGTCTTAAACGTGATCCGGGGAAATCTTGACCCTACGGCGATTGAATTTGTGGAAAAAAAGGTGGTCAATCTGGGAGAAGAGTATGTCGGCCTTTCCTTCCCTTATAAAGATGCACAGGCTTATATTCTTCTGACATTTGACGGGGATGATACGGAAGAGATCTATAAGCGGGTGGAGAAGCTTAAGGCAGTGGCAGAAGAGAGCGGTGCCAAGGATGTGCTTCTGCTTGAGGACCAGAAGACGATTGACGCAGTGTGGAAGATCCGAGGTGCTCTTGTGAAGGCCGTTGAGGCAAAATCAGAGCAGGAACCGGTGGATATTGTAGTCCCTATTAATAAATCAGCAGAATTTATTGAATATATCAACCGGCTGGAGCAGGAAACTGGAGTGCAGATGGTCAGCTTTGGCCATGCGGGGGACGGCAACGTCCATCTGTGCGTGGTCCGGGGAAGCCGCACACAGGAGCAGTGGGAGGAAGACCGCAGAAAGGTGCTTGCTTTTGCCTATGATAAGAGCAGTGAACTGGGCGGTCTGACATCCGGCGAGCACGGTATCGGTCTCAGCAAAAAGAAGTATCTGAAAAAAGCGACGGATCCTTTAAATCTTCAGATGATGAAGCAGGTGAAACTTTCATTGGACCCCAAAAATATATTGAATGCAAATAAAATATTTGATTAA
- the rd gene encoding rubredoxin produces MKKYLCEPCGYEYDPEEGDPSQGIAPGTAFEDLPEDWVCPICGLGKDVFVEA; encoded by the coding sequence ATGAAAAAATATCTTTGCGAACCATGCGGTTATGAATACGATCCTGAAGAAGGAGATCCAAGCCAGGGAATTGCACCTGGAACTGCTTTTGAAGATCTTCCGGAAGATTGGGTATGCCCGATCTGCGGACTTGGAAAAGATGTATTTGTAGAAGCTTAA
- a CDS encoding alpha/beta fold hydrolase, giving the protein MKFHEFGEKGLPHVVLIHGGGQAWWDYLRQARMLSPQYHVILPTLDGHGEEYGTEYISTEDCAEKIITYIDEHWGGSVYAIGGVSLGGQIVIEILSQRPDFAQKAIIDGSLCLPQPRLAKCCIAVMRCCWPMLFSKTASRLELAFLNKCMPKMSLPKEISDYYMRDMPHFRKKTMFTIYRTYMAQYKIDDRIKNVTAQVMYWYGSKEMKCVKRSAARFKELVPSCEIYEAERYGHGYLAVYLPDEWMKIAEPFLSQDT; this is encoded by the coding sequence ATGAAATTTCATGAATTTGGAGAAAAAGGGCTGCCTCATGTTGTGCTGATCCACGGAGGGGGACAGGCGTGGTGGGATTATTTAAGGCAGGCACGGATGCTTTCCCCGCAGTATCATGTGATCCTGCCGACTTTGGACGGACATGGAGAGGAATATGGCACAGAGTATATCTCCACCGAAGACTGTGCAGAGAAAATCATTACATATATCGACGAACATTGGGGCGGCAGCGTTTACGCCATCGGAGGGGTATCCCTGGGAGGGCAGATCGTCATCGAAATATTATCCCAGAGGCCGGACTTTGCGCAAAAAGCCATCATAGACGGAAGCCTCTGCCTTCCTCAGCCCAGACTTGCAAAGTGCTGTATTGCTGTAATGAGATGTTGCTGGCCGATGCTGTTTAGCAAAACCGCCAGCCGGCTGGAGTTGGCATTTCTGAATAAGTGTATGCCTAAAATGTCTCTGCCAAAAGAAATCTCGGATTATTATATGAGAGATATGCCACATTTCAGAAAAAAGACCATGTTCACCATCTACCGCACTTATATGGCTCAGTACAAGATCGATGACCGGATAAAAAATGTGACTGCGCAGGTCATGTATTGGTATGGATCCAAAGAGATGAAATGTGTAAAAAGATCGGCGGCGCGTTTTAAAGAATTGGTGCCGTCCTGCGAGATCTATGAGGCAGAAAGATATGGACACGGCTATCTGGCAGTTTACCTGCCAGACGAATGGATGAAAATCGCAGAACCGTTTTTGTCACAGGATACATAA